The following are encoded together in the Scomber scombrus chromosome 7, fScoSco1.1, whole genome shotgun sequence genome:
- the LOC133983722 gene encoding uncharacterized protein LOC133983722, with translation MASTPSASALTAVLRCRGNIWTRNPPTKRPATSAYSLGLAGGAVRDLPDERSRSHKAPTWETFLQGERIVVGRRLTVTHNSSRVDAKILREKDSMERNTFCHPKLSQSRAHATLDVHSAACDAQNAPVRQLALKLISNLPGTDACSQIVQMIKCEKYAAHICKIVFVQEINDFPKDILKVSITSSCLMENSGQIPSFVLTGWSSVKSTCLSLTTLVSEIMFRKLAVLCRSSCTPDGAPEHLLHRQDAKNLQNDALQANGQIHSPTDLNSSKVSVQKITEDRPD, from the exons ATGGCTTCCACCCCTTCAGCCTCCGCCTTGACTGCTGTTCTCCGGTGCCGGGGAAATATCTGGACCAGGAATCCGCCGACCAAGCGGCCTGCCACCTCTGCGTACAGCCTCGGACTGGCCGGCGGGGCTGTGCGTGACTTGCCAGATGAGCGCTCCCGGTCACACAAGGCACCAACGTGGGAGACGTTTCTCCAAGGAGAGCGTATTGTGGTTGGAAGACGACTCACTGTAACTCATAATTCGTCCCGAGTGGATGCGAAAAtattgagagagaaagattcaatggagagaaatacattttgtcaTCCAAAACTTTCGCAAtcaagagcgcatgccacactGGACGTGCACTCAGCTGCGTGTGATGCCCAAAACGCACCGGTGCGTCAGCTGGCGCTTAAACTGATATCTAACCTGCCTGGAACAGATGCATGCTCTCAAATAGTtcaaatgattaaatgtgaaaaGTATGCCGCGCACATCTGTAAAATAGTATTTGTTCAGGAGATAAATGACTTcccaaaagacattttaaaggtgTCCATAACTTCTTCATGTTTGATGGAAAACTCGGGACAAATACCCTCTTTCGTGTTAACTGGTTGGTCGTCAGTGAAGAGCACCTGCTTATCTTTGACTACTCTTGTGTCAGAAATTATGTTTCGCAAGCTGGCGGTGTTGTGTAGGTCCAGCTGCACCCCTGATGGTGCACCAGAGCATCTATTGCACCGACAGGATGCGAAAAACCTCCAAAACGACGCCCTGCAG GCAAATGGACAAATCCACAGTCCCACAGACCTCAACTCCTCCAAGGTCTCTGTACAAAAGATCACAGAGGACAGACCTGACTGA
- the rnf183 gene encoding E3 ubiquitin-protein ligase RNF183, giving the protein MSDDRERDRPEGSRSQSHRDRPAPNVKPKLSQKEWKKEKPAKVRRSRSTDSERTERGRRRERDRHQGERSQRGRSEEARRRDRKEGESSRRKVKRPEDDVEDTECAVCFCSYDNIFKTPKLLACGHTFCLECLARINVTSPELKTLSCPVCRELTDLPHGQDLPRLGNNQDIIGKLPPEMHRALSIRFKRNKGKLLLKNPPPTSPTKSNILTLPKKKQEGQVTAAGDLSHLSAMEQGEAPTTVVDVGRPPNRVRGRLRRLFRSDQCYYTVVASIITITVALMLVGILAFVIIPNVVIHHRPIYPGNQTLPGSDTPTGP; this is encoded by the coding sequence ATGAGCgacgacagagagagagacaggcctGAAGGGAGCCGCAGCCAGAGCCACAGAGACAGACCGGCACCCAATGTCAAACCCAAACTCAGCCAGAAAGAGTGGAAGAAGGAGAAGCCTGCAAAAGTGAGGAGATCGAGGAGTACTGACTCAGAGAGGACcgaaagagggaggagaagagaacgAGACAGGCATCAGGGTGAGAGGAGTCAGCGTGGGAGAAGCGAGGAGGCCCGGAGACGAgacaggaaagagggagagagcagcaggaggaaggtGAAGCGCCCTGAAGATGATGTGGAGGACACTGAGTGTGCTGTGTGCTTCTGCTCCTATGATAACATTTTCAAGACCCCAAAGCTGCTGGCGTGTGGGCACACTTTCTGTCTGGAGTGCCTTGCTCGCATCAATGTAACCTCTCCTGAGCTCAAGACCCTGTCCTGCCCAGTGTGCCGTGAACTGACCGATCTCCCCCACGGCCAGGATTTGCCCCGACTGGGCAACAATCAGGACATCATAGGCAAACTCCCACCAGAGATGCACAGAGCACTGTCTATCCGCTTCAAGCGCAACAAGGGGAAACTGCTCCTGAAGAATCCTCCTCCCACCAGCCCGACCAAGTCAAATATCCTCACCCTGCctaaaaagaaacaggaaggccaggtgacagcagctggagactTGAGTCACTTGAGTGCAATGGAGCAGGGAGAAGCCCCAACCACTGTGGTGGACGTAGGCAGGCCTCCAAACAGGGTCAGAGGTCGCCTGCGCAGGTTGTTTCGCTCGGATCAGTGCTACTACACTGTGGTGGCgtccatcatcaccatcactgtGGCGCTCATGCTGGTGGGGATTTTGGCCTTTGTGATCATACCGAATGTGGTCATTCACCACAGACCCATTTATCCAGGAAACCAAACATTACCGGGATCAGATACTCCGACAGGACCCTGA